In one Culex quinquefasciatus strain JHB chromosome 2, VPISU_Cqui_1.0_pri_paternal, whole genome shotgun sequence genomic region, the following are encoded:
- the LOC6038554 gene encoding 7SK snRNA methylphosphate capping enzyme bin3 yields the protein MEGQALVQLAEVAPAEVAAGGGGEPHVFAAVRDDAAKNHGQQQQQQQQQLQPRLHGNKKQNKHFSRQQSKNKKWKLNKFRRNQKDCGGKKKDQVKGGPEGVAVGGGGKGDEGKVNQSGGNLEVKQQQQQQQQGKHKNPNKNANSLMQVRNKRLQSVSKFFLPDKRPRKDCIIPPTKFLLGGNISDPLNLNSLQNESENAVTPKSSPIPTPPHYKNKIEVIIPPNINDPLHLLDPVDSVEYEMQLCSPMKKKQRARNKRKRKSKSDKNNQSLDSSAGNVSAGPGPGGVSLSEAEATTAEEAQLLAPGSVSKESSDQALLEGGNTGDRDRASRNMKLDLEVCRKRRISESTCASKSKVRRMDSMDKIVSPVIPQPGAWKRGHWPTIPVGARNRTRTQSCTSNSDEPVAKCLATEQEGAGTENAEKPPESVEQAQQAEQPSTSQPQTEDKKIQDDTNYHYGNYDRYYGYRNLNEFIDVRLKVFLRNPYLFKDKDVLDIGCNVGLMTIAVAKMLHTKSITGIDIDNKLIAKARRNLTTHVRIPTEEQPPSPVKKEPDSSTKSAEQPKSGKKGKQAIRRKFGGHAKHGKHHQHQPQQQKKDPKKGHSEFFPISFPLSLGNVGAKMYHLDVGSPSSNFPHNVIFKTMNYVLKDESLIAYDQQQYDLILCLSVTKWMHLNFGDVGLKTAFKRMFNHLRPGGKLILEAQNWASYKKKKKLTDTVFDNYKNIEFFPNRFHDYLLSPEVGFSHSYPLGIPRHLSKGFRRPIQLYVKGDFTPSQAQWSDTYHPQTPYHNHRNIYTDIANPAQNNCIWGSTTPYQPSYSTRCTPVHGFMATSPYYNPRQTDSYQPSYDAGNRRGSYCFASPLYSTTWSPPSDLCHRRSASNTPTNSASVRSAENDEHYAQHRPHVYPPIEVFPLEFAGGRSQGAPGSASVRQTDSDSEPSCNSASQTPTRSQYDVDQSSNSPSTTHSQPDK from the exons ATGGAAGGACAAGCGCTAGTGCAACTGGCGGAAGTCGCTCCTGCCGAGGTGGCTGCTGGCGGTGGTGGAGAGCCACACGTTTTCGCAGCAGTGCGTGATGACGCCGCCAAAAATCACggtcagcagcaacagcagcagcagcagcagctacaGCCGCGATTGCATGGAAATAAGAAACAGAACAAGCATTTCTCGCGCCAGCAGAGCAAGAACAAAAAGTGGAAGCTGAATAAATTTAGGCGCAACCAGAAGGACTGCGGGGGGAAGAAAAAGGATCAGGTTAAGGGTGGGCCGGAAGGGGTTGCGGTTGGTGGTGGGGGGAAGGGGGACGAGGGAAAGGTAAACCAGTCTGGGGGAAATTTGGAGGtgaagcagcaacagcagcagcagcagcagggaaaGCACAAAAATCCGAACAAAAATGCAAACAGCTTGATGCAGGTTCGGAACAAACGGCTGCAGTCGGTGTCCAAGTTTTTCCTGCCGGATAAGCGTCCCAGGAAGGATTGCATCATTCCACCGACCAAGTTCTTGTTGGGTGGGAACATTAGTGATCCGTTGAATTTGAACAGCTTGCAGAACGAGTCGGAGAATGCCGTTACGCCCAAGTCATCGCCCATACCGACTCCGCCGCATTACAAGAACAAGATTGAGGTGATTATTCCGCCGAACATCAATGATCCGTTGCATCTGTTGGATCCGGTTGACTCGGTGGAGTACGAGATGCAGTTGTGCTCGCCGATGAAGAAGAAGCAAAGGGCGAGGAATAAGCGCAAACGAAAGTCAAAGTCCGATAAGAACAATCAAAGTTTAGACAGCAGCGCGGGAAACGTGTCCGCTGGACCGGGTCCAGGTGGTGTGAGTCTATCGGAAGCGGAAGCGACTACGGCGGAAGAAGCTCAGCTGTTGGCTCCGGGCTCTGTCAGTAAGGAGTCGTCTGATCAGGCGTTATTGGAGGGTGGCAACACTGGAGATCGCGACCGGGCTAGTCGTAACATGAAGCTAGACTTGGAAGTGTGCAGAAAGCGTAGAATTAGCGAGAGCACATGCGCGAGTAAAAGCAAGGTTCGTCGGATGGACTCGATGGACAAGATCGTCAGCCCGGTGATTCCACAACCGGGAGCCTGGAAGCGTGGTCATTGGCCAACGATCCCGGTTGGTGCTCGCAACCGCACAAGAACTCAATCGTGCACATCAAACAGTGACGAACCGGTGGCGAAATGTTTGGCCACTGAGCAGGAAGGTGCTGGCACTGAGAATGCGGAGAAACCGCCGGAATCCGTCGAGCAAGCTCAGCAAGCTGAACAACCGTCTACGTCTCAGCCCCAGACGGAGGACAAGAAGATTCAGGACGATACAAACTACCATTACGGAAACTACGACCGGTACTACGGCTATCGCAATCTGAACGAGTTCATCGACGTGCGATTGAAGGTGTTTTTGCGCAACCCGTATCTGTTCAAAGATAAGGACGTCCTGGACATTGGATGCAACGTCGGCTTGATGACGATCGCCGTGGCCAAGATGTTGCACACCAAAAGCATAACCGGCATCGATATCGACAACAAGTTGATTGCGAAGGCGCGAAGAAATCTGACGACGCACGTTCGCATTCCAACGGAGGAGCAGCCGCCGAGTCCGGTTAAGAAGGAACCGGATTCGTCAACAAAGTCGGCAGAGCAACCGAAGAGCGGTAAAAAGGGCAAGCAAGCGATTCGTCGAAAATTCGGTGGACACGCAAAGCATGGGAAGCACCACCAACATCAGCCGCAACAGCAGAAGAAGGATCCCAAGAAGGGCCACTCGGAGTTTTTCCCGATCTCATTTCCGCTATCGCTGGGAAATGTTGGCGCCAAAATGTACCACTTGGACGTGGGATCTCCCAGCAGCAACTTTCCGCACAACGTTATCTTCAAAACG ATGAACTACGTGCTGAAGGACGAATCGCTGATCGCGTACGACCAGCAGCAGTACGACCTGATCCTGTGCTTGTCCGTCACCAAGTGGATGCACCTCAACTTTGGCGACGTGGGCCTCAAGACGGCGTTCAAGCGGATGTTCAACCACCTGCGGCCGGGCGGCAAGCTGATTCTGGAAGCGCAAAACTGGGCCAGctacaagaagaagaaaaagttgaCG GACACCGTCTTCGACAACTACAAAAACATCGAGTTTTTCCCAAACAGATTTCACGACTATCTGCTGAGCCCGGAGGTGGGATTCAGCCACAGCTATCCGCTGGGTATTCCGCGGCACTTGAGTAAAGGCTTTCGGCGGCCCATTCAG CTCTACGTCAAGGGTGACTTCACGCCGAGCCAGGCCCAGTGGAGCGACACGTACCATCCGCAGACGCCGTACCACAACCACCGCAACATCTACACGGACATTGCCAACCCGGCCCAGAACAACTGCATCTGGGGCTCGACAACGCCGTACCAGCCGTCGTACAGCACGCGGTGCACCCCGGTGCACGGCTTCATGGCCACCTCGCCCTACTACAACCCGCGCCAAACGGACAGCTACCAGCCCAGCTACGATGCCGGTAATCGTCGCGGTAGCTACTGCTTCGCGTCCCCGCTGTACTCCACCACCTGGTCGCCGCCGTCGGATCTGTGCCACCGGCGGTCCGCTTCGAACACGCCCACCAACTCGGCCAGCGTGCGGAGCGCGGAAAACGACGAACACTACGCACAACACCGGCCACACGTGTATCCGCCCATCGAGGTATTCCCGCTGGAGTTTGCCGGAGGACGCTCGCAGGGCGCCCCCGGTTCGGCCAGCGTACGGCAGACCGACTCCGACTCGGAACCGTCGTGCAACTCGGCCTCCCAGACACCCACCCGGTCGCAGTACGACGTGGACCAGTCGTCCAACTCGCCCAGCACAACACACTCCCAGCCGGATAAGTAG
- the LOC6031912 gene encoding H/ACA ribonucleoprotein complex subunit 4, whose protein sequence is MSDVEMGSPHIKKEKKKKKIKQEPGVEVENLGEIQKSGDFQIKPSEAIAKLETSKWPLLLKNFDRLNVRTNHYTPLPFGSSPLNRKIKDYVTSGFINLDKPSNPSSHEVVAWIKKILKVEKTGHSGTLDPKVTGCLIVCIDRATRLVKSQQSAGKEYVAVFKLHSAVDSVAKVNQGLEKLRGALFQRPPLISAVKRQLRVRTVYDSKLLDYDDQRNMGVFWVSCEAGSYIRTMCVHLGLVTGVGGQMLELRRVRSGIQSEKDGMVTMHDVLDAQYLYENHKDESMLRRVIKPLEGLLIGHKRIIMKDSSVNAVCYGAKIMIPGVLRYEDGIEVDQEIVIVTTKGEAIALGVALMTTATMASCDHGVCAKIKRVIMERDLYPRKWGLGPKASMKKQLIASGKLDKFGKPNDKTPKEWLTGYTDYNKAKPSNGNQVAAEEDDEVVGGKRKLSIGSAADNSMDTSAIDASEGKEKKKKKKKQKQDEEAPEEAAAEATEPAEADATEETSESKKEKKKKKKDKKQQEEAE, encoded by the exons ATGTCGGATGTTG aaatgggtTCCCCACACATTAAGAaggagaagaaaaagaagaagatcaaGCAGGAGCCGGGAGTTGAGGTTGAGAATTTGGGGGAGATTCAAAAGTCCGGGGACTTCCAGATTAAGCCTTCGGAGGCGATTGCCAAGCTGGAAACGTCCAAGTGGCCACTGCTGTTGAAAAACTTTGATCGGTTAAACGTCCGTACGAACCACTATACGCCGTTGCCGTTTGGATCGTCGCCGTTGAACCGGAAGATTAAGGATTACGTTACGTCGGGCTTTATCAACTTGGACAAACCGTCGAATCCGAGCTCGCACGAGGTCGTCGCATGGATCAAGAAGATCTTGAAGGTGGAGAAGACCGGTCACTCGGGAACGCTGGATCCCAAGGTGACGGGATGTTTGATTGTTTGTATTGACCGCGCCACCCGGCTGGTCAAGAGTCAGCAAAGTGCTGGCAAGGAGTACGTGGCCGTTTTTAAGCTGCACTCGGCGGTGGATTCCGTTGCGAAGGTCAACCAAGGGTTGGAGAAGCTGCGGGGAGCTCTGTTCCAGCGACCGCCACTGATTTCGGCCGTTAAGCGGCAGCTTCGTGTCCGTACCGTGTACGATTCCAAGTTGTTGGACTACGACGATCAGCGCAACATGGGTGTGTTCTGGGTCAGTTGCGAGGCAGGTTCCTACATTCGTACCATGTGCGTGCATCTGGGTCTGGTCACCGGCGTCGGAGGTCAGATGTTGGAGCTTCGTCGTGTTCGTTCCGGTATCCAGTCGGAGAAGGACGGAATGGTCACCATGCATGACGTGCTGGACGCTCAATATCTGTACGAAAATCACAAGGACGAGTCCATGCTGCGGAGGGTGATCAAACCGCTGGAAGGTCTGCTGATTGGCCACAAGCGTATCATCATGAAGGACAGCTCGGTCAACGCGGTTTGCTACGGTGCCAAGATCATGATTCCCGGAGTGCTTCGTTACGAGGATGGAATTGAGGTTGATCAGGAAATCGTCATCGTGACCACCAAGGGTGAAGCGATCGCGCTGGGAGTGGCCCTCATGACGACGGCCACGATGGCCAGCTGTGACCATGGAGTTTGCGCCAAGATCAAGCGCGTCATCATGGAGCGTGACTTGTACCCGCGCAAGTGGGGTCTCGGACCGAAGGCCTCCATGAAGAAGCAGCTGATTGCCAGCGGAAAGCTGGACAAGTTTGGCAAGCCCAACGACAAGACGCCAAAGGAGTGGCTGACCGGCTACACGGATTACAACAAGGCCAAGCCGAGCAACGGAAACCAGGTCGCCGCCGAGGAGGACGATGAAGTCGTCGGTGGAAAG CGCAAGCTGAGCATCGGAAGTGCCGCCGACAACTCGATGGACACTTCGGCCATCGACGCCAGCGAGGGCAaggagaagaaaaagaagaagaagaagcaaaaaCAGGACGAAGAAGCGCCTGAGGAAGCCGCCGCGGAAGCCACCGAGCCAGCGGAGGCCGATGCCACTGAAGAG ACCTCCGAATCCAAGaaggagaagaagaaaaagaagaaggacAAGAAGCAGCAGGAGGAAGCAGAATAA